A single region of the Liolophura sinensis isolate JHLJ2023 chromosome 9, CUHK_Ljap_v2, whole genome shotgun sequence genome encodes:
- the LOC135475339 gene encoding ceramide-1-phosphate transfer protein-like, with the protein MAAFDSSKHDFDLDIVIEALDSCHKDGDVLDLTQYLSAYHELCRFFRLTGRLFGYVGKDLEGKIRIIEVHQSSSEGGHYKTIQGMLDYEFENELALKKSLGPKNIASGSRTLLRLHRALEFILEFMRRIEKGSDDDRMSDVAWDVYMETLANHHPWIVQKVAAIGVYMLPSRRKLISSMCKQEPETVLSLVGKVIEKGTPIYDITQKLYRDKNLLNIP; encoded by the exons ATGGCAGCGTTTGACTCATCCAAACACGACTTTGACCTTGATATCGTCATCGAAGCCTTGGATAGTTGTCACAAAGATGGCGATGTCCTTGATCTTACACAGTATCTGTCGGCATATCATGAACTCTGCAG GTTCTTCAGATTGACCGGTCGTCTTTTCGGATATGTAGGGAAAGACCTTGAAGGAAAAATACGAATTATTGAAGTTCACCAGTCTTCGAGTGAAGGTGGTCACTATAAAACTATCCAGGGAATGCTTGATTACGAATTTGAAAACGAACTGGCATTAAAAAAGTCACTGGGTCCCAAAAACATAGCATCGGGATCCCGCACACTACTTCGCCTACACCGGGCTTTGGAATTCATCTTAGAATTCATGCGCAGGATCGAAAAAGGTTCCGATGACGACAGAATGTCGGACGTTGCCTGGGATGTATATATGGAGACTTTAGCCAATCACCATCCATGGATTGTACAAAAGGTGGCTGCCATTGGTGTGTATATGTTGCCTAGCAGACGAAAGTTAATCTCATCGATGTGCAAACAGGAACCGGAAACAGTTTTATCACTCGTCGGGAAAGTGATTGAGAAAGGCACACCCATTTACGACATTACACAAAAACTATACCGCGACAAGAATTTATTAAATATCCCATAA